Proteins encoded together in one Shewanella oneidensis MR-1 window:
- a CDS encoding nucleotidyl transferase AbiEii/AbiGii toxin family protein — translation MNPFFLEDDTGRREALLAAQQAHPQQLPAYIIEKDFYVTCILYILYVDIAPKLTARSQIPFVFKGGTSLSKCHKLINRMSEDIDLSFSMDLLGCQEVVREPIRSRKIMRAEATAIDTVARQFVLDELIQPLTKSLKALDSRIEVEIEQNEPLHLGVHYPTVLEEGNAVQRRVLLETGSLSQNNPVGNIDITHILGEYISDFEEQKFSVLALNPERTLVEKMFGVHCNLLNGTPRPKYARHLYDILTLHQRDNTWCKNKQLLLDHVEFCDIHYRTNLEQCNSARIGPLQLCPTSSDMLDHYRTDWETMADMFPNSQLPYTFNSLLEEIRNFETYINTFYYLESHADSGSIDQ, via the coding sequence GTGAATCCTTTTTTTCTAGAAGACGATACTGGGCGACGAGAAGCTCTCTTGGCGGCCCAGCAAGCTCATCCTCAACAATTACCTGCGTACATCATAGAAAAAGACTTCTATGTCACCTGTATCCTCTACATTCTTTATGTAGACATAGCGCCTAAACTTACGGCGCGAAGCCAGATCCCGTTTGTGTTTAAAGGCGGTACCTCTCTGTCAAAGTGCCATAAACTGATAAACCGAATGTCGGAAGACATTGACCTTTCATTTTCAATGGACTTGCTAGGATGCCAAGAAGTCGTCCGTGAACCCATCCGATCTCGAAAAATAATGAGGGCGGAAGCAACGGCTATTGACACCGTGGCAAGACAGTTTGTTTTAGACGAGCTAATTCAACCGCTAACAAAGTCACTCAAAGCTCTTGACTCAAGGATTGAGGTCGAAATAGAACAGAATGAGCCACTCCATCTCGGTGTCCATTACCCTACGGTGTTGGAGGAAGGGAATGCAGTGCAGCGGAGGGTGTTGCTTGAAACGGGTAGTCTTTCACAGAATAATCCGGTCGGAAATATCGACATCACACATATATTAGGCGAATACATCTCTGACTTTGAAGAGCAGAAATTTTCTGTACTAGCTCTCAACCCTGAACGCACCTTGGTAGAAAAAATGTTTGGTGTCCACTGCAACCTATTAAATGGCACACCAAGGCCTAAATATGCCCGACACCTCTACGATATTTTGACGCTGCATCAGCGTGACAACACTTGGTGCAAGAATAAGCAGTTGCTGCTTGACCACGTTGAGTTTTGCGATATTCACTATCGTACCAATCTAGAACAATGCAATTCGGCACGTATTGGTCCTTTGCAACTCTGCCCAACGTCTTCTGATATGCTCGATCATTATCGAACAGATTGGGAAACTATGGCCGACATGTTCCCCAATAGCCAGTTGCCCTACACCTTTAATAGTCTGCTGGAAGAAATACGAAATTTCGAGACATATATCAACACCTTTTACTATCTGGAGTCGCATGCCGATTCGGGAAGTATTGACCAATAA
- a CDS encoding type II secretion system protein: MTNKNAGFTLIELVVVIIILGILAVVAAPKFINLQSDAYKSQLSGAFASMKSAVTLFKAKSEIANTGPSNRVVFDGIRGENYQPWAASSNGTLPSAGYTTPPEIFNAAGLNVNDWAYRIYTSSGTYEVIATPKKKLNLATPTQAEVAATNCYIDYKWETAGVPTYTKVDTGC, from the coding sequence ATGACAAATAAAAATGCGGGTTTTACCTTAATTGAACTTGTTGTGGTAATTATTATTTTAGGGATTTTAGCTGTCGTTGCTGCACCCAAATTTATTAATTTACAATCAGATGCCTATAAAAGTCAGTTATCAGGCGCCTTTGCCTCAATGAAATCTGCGGTCACCTTATTCAAAGCAAAATCAGAAATCGCCAATACGGGCCCCTCAAATCGTGTGGTTTTTGATGGTATTCGGGGGGAGAATTACCAGCCATGGGCCGCGAGCAGTAACGGTACTTTGCCAAGTGCCGGTTACACAACACCCCCTGAAATTTTTAATGCCGCTGGGCTTAATGTTAACGACTGGGCCTACCGTATCTACACTTCAAGCGGTACTTATGAAGTCATTGCAACCCCCAAGAAAAAATTAAATCTTGCTACGCCCACGCAAGCCGAAGTTGCTGCAACCAACTGTTATATTGATTATAAATGGGAAACGGCTGGCGTACCTACCTATACAAAGGTTGATACAGGCTGCTAA
- the cydD gene encoding heme ABC transporter permease/ATP-binding protein CydD, protein MDKSLEKSLLVWLKSQKKACGWFLKLSVWCGILSAIALIVQAYLIATLLDGVIIGNGLLGFGADSAQSTIGASDYLPHLMALIGLMLLRAGLAYARERTSFEAGRRLRQHIRSAVMDKLTRLGPAFIKGKPAGSWASIVLEQVEDLQDFYARYLPQMTLAGVIPLLILIAVFPINWAAGLILLLTAPLIPLFMILVGMGAADANRKNFNALARLSGRFMDRLKGLATLKLFNRGDAELKVIEKASEEFRSRTMSVLRMAFLSSAVLEFFAAVSIAVLAVYFGFSYLGHLDFGYYGMHAHVGPNANEGLPFSLFVGLFILILAPEFYQPLRDMGTHYHAKAQAIGAAQALMTLLEHPDPQPTDSVASDTRLDKIESMLAQELEVFSVDGSRLLGPISFELKQGEHLALVGPSGAGKTSLLNALLGFLPYQGKLLINGVELSSIDLAHWRRQLAWLGQEPQLFHGTVRENVALANPNITDEQVWHLLEQANIHEFVRTQPLGLATAIGEQSSTLSVGQAQRIALARALAQASQVFILDEPSASLDSVSEQLLTLTLNRAMAGKMCIMVTHRLDQLDRMQSILVLDKGLIVQRGDFATLSVQAGLFQTMLHENTESVADIELAAVEPQSRVDIQSDLIPTSNSTEGAAQ, encoded by the coding sequence ATGGATAAGTCGTTAGAAAAGTCCCTTCTCGTTTGGCTCAAGTCTCAAAAAAAGGCCTGTGGCTGGTTTCTTAAACTCTCGGTCTGGTGTGGAATATTAAGTGCTATTGCATTGATCGTGCAGGCTTATTTAATTGCCACTCTTCTCGATGGTGTGATTATTGGTAATGGATTGCTCGGATTCGGCGCCGATAGCGCTCAGTCGACTATCGGCGCAAGTGATTATCTGCCACATCTTATGGCTCTGATTGGCTTAATGTTGCTGCGAGCAGGGCTAGCCTATGCCCGTGAGCGCACCAGTTTTGAAGCGGGTAGGCGTTTGCGTCAACATATTCGCAGTGCAGTAATGGATAAGTTAACTCGGCTTGGTCCTGCGTTTATTAAAGGCAAACCCGCTGGCAGTTGGGCAAGCATAGTGTTAGAGCAAGTTGAAGATTTACAAGACTTTTATGCTCGTTATCTTCCGCAAATGACGCTGGCGGGCGTGATCCCATTGCTGATTTTGATCGCTGTTTTTCCTATCAACTGGGCGGCGGGGTTAATTTTACTGTTAACGGCCCCATTAATTCCGCTGTTTATGATTTTAGTTGGTATGGGCGCCGCCGATGCCAATCGCAAAAACTTCAATGCCTTAGCTCGATTAAGTGGCCGTTTTATGGACAGATTAAAAGGGCTTGCGACCTTAAAGCTATTCAATCGAGGCGATGCTGAGCTGAAGGTGATCGAAAAGGCATCGGAGGAGTTTCGTAGCCGAACCATGTCGGTGCTGCGTATGGCCTTTTTAAGCTCGGCGGTGCTGGAGTTTTTTGCGGCGGTGTCGATTGCGGTATTAGCGGTTTACTTTGGTTTTAGTTACTTAGGTCACCTCGATTTTGGCTACTATGGCATGCACGCCCATGTTGGGCCAAATGCTAATGAAGGATTACCTTTTAGCCTGTTTGTCGGTTTGTTTATCCTCATTTTAGCGCCTGAGTTTTATCAGCCGTTAAGGGATATGGGCACCCATTATCACGCTAAAGCGCAGGCGATTGGGGCAGCGCAGGCCCTAATGACGCTGCTTGAGCATCCCGATCCTCAGCCAACAGACTCAGTTGCGAGTGATACCAGGCTTGATAAGATTGAAAGCATGCTCGCTCAAGAACTTGAGGTCTTTAGCGTCGATGGCAGCCGCTTATTAGGACCCATCAGTTTTGAGCTAAAACAGGGGGAACATTTAGCCTTAGTCGGCCCAAGTGGCGCAGGTAAAACCAGTTTACTCAACGCGCTATTAGGATTTTTACCCTATCAAGGCAAGTTACTCATTAATGGTGTTGAACTCTCAAGCATCGATCTTGCCCATTGGCGGCGCCAGTTAGCGTGGCTTGGACAGGAGCCACAGTTATTCCATGGCACAGTGCGGGAAAACGTAGCCCTAGCCAATCCTAATATCACAGACGAGCAAGTGTGGCACTTGCTAGAGCAAGCCAATATCCATGAATTTGTGCGCACGCAACCCCTTGGTTTAGCTACAGCTATCGGTGAACAATCATCAACCTTATCCGTCGGGCAGGCACAACGTATTGCACTGGCGCGGGCACTAGCACAGGCGTCGCAGGTGTTTATCCTTGATGAACCCTCCGCGAGTTTAGACAGTGTTAGTGAGCAGCTCCTCACACTCACCTTGAACCGTGCGATGGCGGGCAAGATGTGCATTATGGTGACCCACAGATTAGATCAGCTCGATCGCATGCAGTCGATCTTAGTCTTGGATAAGGGGTTGATTGTCCAGCGAGGTGATTTTGCGACTCTCTCTGTGCAGGCAGGATTATTCCAAACCATGTTGCATGAAAATACCGAATCGGTGGCAGATATTGAGTTAGCCGCTGTTGAGCCGCAGAGCCGTGTTGATATCCAGAGTGACTTAATACCAACATCCAATTCAACCGAAGGAGCGGCGCAATGA
- a CDS encoding cysteine desulfurase translates to MTHTASTNTTLPNAELAPQDIGSQSTAPESIASNYFASERVVPESSTLPRQAFDLNSQIRSQFPTLTQMLGDYPLCYLDTAATSQKPQCVLDAMAQYYLHDNANVHRAAHQLSARATSSYENVRDQLQLFINAKRREEIIFTHGTTESINLVAFGLTPQLKSGDLILIDSAAHHANIVPWQELAKRTGAIIKPIPLTQDCRLDLNAYQALLELKPKVVALCHVSNALGTVNPVVELVRQAKAQGALTLVDGAQAVAHLSVDMAAIDCDFYVFSGHKMYGPTGIGVLYGRFEILDTLTPLLTGGEMIKRVSFDGTEFGSLPNRLEAGTPPISAVIGLGAAIRFLQLSLTLEVKAHEAELLQYLQNQLRALGDVHLYGAHSDNIGAIAFNLADEHHQDVGILLDQQGVAVRCGHHCAMPLMQTLNLKGCCRASIGIYTNKTDIDRFIAALASVKELLL, encoded by the coding sequence ATGACACACACAGCCTCAACCAACACCACATTGCCCAACGCCGAACTTGCGCCACAGGATATTGGCTCACAGAGCACTGCACCAGAGAGCATTGCATCAAACTATTTTGCATCGGAGAGGGTTGTGCCTGAATCGAGCACATTGCCAAGGCAGGCGTTTGATCTCAATAGTCAAATACGTTCGCAATTTCCGACATTAACGCAAATGTTGGGCGATTATCCCCTGTGTTATCTTGATACCGCGGCCACCAGCCAAAAGCCGCAGTGCGTGTTGGATGCAATGGCGCAGTATTACCTACACGACAATGCCAATGTGCACCGCGCGGCGCACCAGTTGTCGGCGCGAGCCACCTCAAGTTACGAGAATGTGCGCGATCAATTACAGTTATTTATCAATGCCAAACGCCGTGAAGAAATCATTTTCACCCACGGTACCACTGAGTCCATCAACTTAGTCGCGTTTGGCTTAACACCCCAACTCAAATCTGGCGATCTGATTTTGATCGACAGCGCCGCCCACCACGCCAACATTGTTCCGTGGCAGGAATTGGCCAAACGCACGGGCGCTATCATTAAACCTATTCCGCTGACTCAAGATTGCCGACTTGATCTTAATGCCTACCAAGCCTTGCTCGAACTGAAACCCAAGGTTGTCGCCCTGTGCCATGTATCCAACGCCTTAGGTACAGTAAATCCGGTAGTGGAGTTAGTTCGCCAAGCAAAAGCCCAAGGGGCGCTCACCTTAGTCGATGGCGCGCAGGCCGTGGCGCACTTAAGCGTTGATATGGCCGCCATCGATTGTGATTTTTATGTGTTTTCAGGCCACAAGATGTACGGCCCAACCGGTATTGGCGTGCTTTATGGCCGTTTCGAGATACTCGATACCCTCACCCCGCTGCTTACGGGCGGCGAAATGATCAAACGCGTCAGTTTTGATGGCACCGAATTTGGCAGTTTGCCTAATCGCTTAGAGGCTGGCACACCGCCGATTAGTGCAGTGATCGGCCTTGGCGCCGCTATCCGCTTTTTACAACTAAGCCTTACCCTCGAGGTTAAGGCCCATGAAGCAGAGCTGCTTCAGTATTTGCAAAACCAACTGCGCGCCCTTGGCGATGTGCATCTGTATGGTGCCCATAGCGATAATATCGGCGCAATCGCTTTTAACCTTGCCGATGAACATCATCAGGATGTGGGCATTTTATTAGATCAACAAGGCGTTGCAGTTCGCTGCGGCCATCACTGCGCCATGCCCTTAATGCAAACCCTTAACCTTAAAGGCTGCTGTCGCGCCTCGATTGGTATCTACACCAATAAAACCGACATCGACCGCTTTATTGCCGCCTTGGCCTCAGTTAAAGAATTGCTACTCTAA
- a CDS encoding DUF3626 domain-containing protein — protein MTAIQHIERLARGRSEQAVAVIKNVQQMSNIPMQEMQLALRQLFQCGRVALHFHPDRIDSRGLTVAEGLLRDGQYRSQFETHISNGQLSPELGGPRDHWENQLFGDVYKGTRSRPKYGALDLGMWQDGPAPRFGSCYLLTHSQLLTRSTFTYLDSYRNPKERGTLSCFDDVLAALLTESFERHYALGKADFKPLNVIHYLAHQLNSSLLTRFERPMSANLDHYIEAQIHGDVSLDEDIAMLVADPSFKGTEIGATLSKLCDRYDIELQYHNGFSLHTAQIPSDFRGPTMPSLAERIAIDDSVDAYAIGVAARDLYHSPQHWRDRGNRAQVAHELKLLWHVLVKYGGLQP, from the coding sequence ATGACAGCAATACAGCATATTGAACGCCTAGCTCGTGGGCGAAGTGAGCAGGCCGTGGCTGTGATTAAAAACGTGCAACAGATGTCGAATATCCCTATGCAGGAGATGCAGTTAGCACTCAGGCAATTATTTCAGTGTGGCCGTGTAGCGCTGCATTTTCATCCCGATAGAATCGACAGCAGAGGCCTAACGGTGGCCGAAGGGTTGCTGCGTGATGGCCAATACCGTAGTCAATTTGAGACCCATATTTCCAATGGGCAGTTATCACCAGAGCTGGGTGGACCAAGGGATCATTGGGAAAATCAGCTATTTGGTGATGTATATAAGGGAACCAGATCCCGTCCTAAGTATGGCGCCTTAGATTTAGGCATGTGGCAGGATGGCCCAGCTCCCCGTTTTGGCAGTTGTTATTTGTTGACCCACTCACAATTGCTCACGCGTTCGACCTTTACTTACCTTGATTCGTACCGCAATCCCAAGGAAAGGGGTACATTATCCTGTTTTGATGATGTATTAGCGGCACTGCTTACTGAGAGTTTTGAGCGCCACTATGCCTTGGGTAAAGCGGACTTTAAGCCTCTCAATGTGATCCATTATTTGGCGCATCAGCTTAATTCGTCATTGCTTACCCGCTTTGAACGCCCGATGTCGGCCAATCTTGATCATTATATCGAAGCGCAAATTCACGGTGACGTGTCACTCGATGAAGATATTGCCATGCTGGTGGCCGATCCGAGTTTTAAAGGGACTGAAATCGGTGCGACCTTAAGTAAGCTCTGTGATCGTTACGATATTGAGCTGCAATACCATAATGGTTTTAGCTTGCACACGGCGCAGATCCCCAGTGATTTCCGCGGGCCGACCATGCCCTCGCTGGCCGAGCGTATTGCCATCGATGACAGTGTTGATGCCTATGCCATTGGGGTTGCTGCACGGGATTTATATCATTCACCACAGCATTGGCGGGATCGAGGTAATCGTGCTCAAGTGGCCCATGAACTCAAGCTACTTTGGCATGTATTGGTAAAGTATGGTGGGCTCCAGCCTTAG
- a CDS encoding SufE family protein yields the protein MTLPIMPPAAEFAYQVEDAATLLARFEQAPNWQERYRQIMLLGKTLPTLADAFRLESAQVKGCESDAWLYHIEQGGKHYYLADSDTRIVKGLIGLLLSACHGKTQDQILAFEPTTYFKHLGLEGQLSPSRTNGLHALAKAMIEAVKP from the coding sequence ATGACATTGCCAATCATGCCCCCCGCAGCCGAGTTTGCTTATCAGGTTGAGGATGCAGCGACATTACTAGCACGGTTTGAGCAGGCACCAAACTGGCAGGAAAGATATCGCCAAATCATGTTACTAGGTAAAACCTTACCGACTTTAGCGGATGCGTTTCGCCTTGAGTCTGCTCAAGTGAAAGGCTGCGAGAGTGATGCCTGGCTGTACCATATTGAGCAAGGCGGTAAACATTATTATCTGGCCGACAGCGATACACGCATTGTTAAAGGCTTAATCGGCTTACTGCTCAGCGCCTGCCATGGTAAAACACAAGACCAGATACTCGCCTTTGAGCCTACGACGTACTTCAAACACTTGGGGCTTGAAGGACAATTAAGTCCTTCGCGCACCAACGGCTTACATGCCTTAGCCAAGGCGATGATTGAAGCTGTAAAACCTTAA
- a CDS encoding dipeptidase, with amino-acid sequence MKAINHRRRTLLKGLSAVTGLSAASALSPFASFSSLAAPLPPRARRLYIDGLSFLPDDLADVRASGLDAFLCDISAIETIEQADGTVNYKRTYKACMESIQQAAKRVSEHPDILLQGLTGRDIQLARENNRTAVFFQIQGADCVEEDSDANQWARVDAFHRQGLCALQLTHHYGNTFAGGALDNDANGGLNKPLTNHGRALIAKLNQANILIDVSHSSAQTALDVAKLSRAPIVQSHGAARGIVKHARCSPDEVIRAIANSGGVFGVFMMSFWLTNKAIPTVNDYIRQLEYVARIGGVDCVAIANDFPLRGQENLLALNNDNTQGVKEYQDWWYSLRAKKVLGFDAEPRHVVIPELNHIERMSRIDDALAKARFKSTDRDRFMGGNWHRVLNQVLI; translated from the coding sequence ATGAAGGCTATCAATCACCGTCGCCGAACTCTGCTCAAAGGACTCAGTGCAGTTACTGGATTGAGCGCCGCCAGTGCATTAAGCCCTTTTGCCAGTTTCTCTAGTCTTGCCGCGCCGCTCCCGCCACGTGCCCGGCGCTTATATATCGATGGATTATCCTTTTTGCCCGATGATTTAGCCGATGTTCGCGCCTCAGGTCTTGATGCCTTTTTGTGCGATATATCAGCCATTGAGACCATTGAACAAGCCGATGGCACTGTAAACTACAAGCGCACCTACAAAGCCTGCATGGAAAGCATCCAACAAGCCGCCAAACGGGTGAGTGAGCATCCGGATATCCTTTTACAAGGCTTAACAGGACGCGATATACAGCTTGCAAGGGAGAACAATCGCACTGCGGTTTTCTTTCAAATTCAAGGTGCTGATTGCGTTGAAGAAGATAGCGATGCTAACCAATGGGCGCGCGTTGATGCGTTTCATCGCCAAGGCCTATGCGCACTGCAGCTCACCCACCATTATGGCAATACCTTTGCGGGCGGCGCGCTAGATAACGATGCCAATGGCGGGCTCAATAAACCGCTGACTAATCATGGTCGAGCGCTTATCGCAAAACTCAACCAAGCCAATATATTAATTGATGTTAGCCACTCAAGCGCCCAGACCGCTTTAGATGTGGCGAAACTGAGCCGCGCACCCATAGTTCAAAGCCATGGCGCGGCACGCGGGATCGTCAAGCATGCCCGTTGTAGCCCAGATGAAGTGATCCGTGCCATTGCTAATTCAGGCGGTGTTTTTGGTGTCTTTATGATGAGCTTTTGGCTCACCAATAAGGCCATCCCAACGGTCAATGACTATATTCGCCAGTTAGAATATGTTGCACGCATTGGCGGGGTCGATTGCGTTGCCATCGCCAACGATTTTCCGCTGCGAGGCCAAGAGAACTTATTAGCTCTCAATAACGACAACACTCAAGGTGTTAAGGAATATCAGGATTGGTGGTACAGCCTAAGGGCCAAAAAAGTATTAGGCTTTGATGCCGAGCCAAGGCATGTGGTGATCCCAGAGTTAAACCATATAGAACGCATGAGTCGAATTGACGACGCCTTAGCCAAGGCTCGATTTAAATCGACCGACCGTGATCGCTTTATGGGTGGAAACTGGCACCGAGTGTTAAATCAAGTATTAATCTAA
- a CDS encoding DUF6088 family protein, with amino-acid sequence MNIKTVASKVSETPKISELVKHYVNHLHLGKPFTLEQVASKYSLSNADRQVASKALQRMATDKKVARLANGTYYRPKVSRFGPLPLETSEIVKVVTKTKKATVVPAGAAAVNQLGLDTQLPMVSSYYVSVRTRAQLTQKSVKFEYKETLQHFINNFTVADKEVKHTALLMWSALTYLDKSATSLYANKLIHKFQQEFDLASQAKFISALPPSMNWAKEFFQTKAIHKD; translated from the coding sequence ATGAACATCAAAACTGTAGCATCTAAGGTATCAGAGACCCCAAAAATATCGGAGTTGGTAAAGCACTATGTTAATCATCTCCATTTGGGTAAGCCATTCACTTTAGAGCAAGTTGCCTCTAAATATTCCCTGTCCAACGCTGATCGACAAGTCGCTAGTAAAGCCCTCCAACGTATGGCTACAGACAAGAAAGTCGCGCGTCTGGCGAATGGCACTTATTATCGACCAAAAGTGTCAAGGTTTGGGCCTCTGCCTCTGGAAACGTCCGAGATTGTTAAGGTAGTAACCAAGACCAAAAAGGCGACTGTAGTTCCTGCCGGTGCTGCGGCTGTCAACCAATTAGGCTTAGATACCCAATTGCCTATGGTATCTAGTTACTACGTGTCTGTCAGAACTCGTGCTCAATTGACTCAAAAATCAGTGAAATTTGAGTACAAAGAGACTTTGCAGCACTTTATTAATAATTTTACAGTGGCAGATAAAGAGGTAAAACACACAGCATTGCTGATGTGGAGTGCGCTAACGTACTTGGATAAATCAGCCACGTCACTGTATGCCAACAAATTAATCCACAAGTTCCAACAGGAATTCGATTTAGCATCGCAAGCGAAATTCATTTCCGCATTACCACCGTCTATGAATTGGGCAAAGGAATTCTTTCAAACCAAAGCTATTCACAAGGACTAA
- a CDS encoding DEAD/DEAH box helicase, whose translation MSFSALGLSAPLQKAVSEQGYDTPSPIQAQAIPAVLTGKDVMAAAQTGTGKTAGFTLPLLELLAKGHKAKSGQTRALVLTPTRELAAQVGESVETYGKYLPLRSAVVFGGVPINPQINKLRHGVDVLVATPGRLLDLVQQNAVKFNQLEILVLDEADRMLDMGFIRDIKKILALLPAKRQNLMFSATFSDEIRELAKGLVNHPVEISVTPRNAAATTVKQWICPVDKTQKSALLIQLIKQENWQQVLVFSRTKHGANRLAKSLIQAEISAAAIHGNKSQGARTKALADFKSGEVRVLVATDIAARGLDIDQLPQVVNFDLPNVPEDYVHRIGRTGRAGATGQAVSLVSSEEIKLLKDIERLINRVLERQEVEGFSPVHALPETTLNPQGKDTKVKAVANHRKHRSAGKPAPRSGSGRDTQGNRENSQRQNSASSRNSNEHNNTEAAVARSPKPKSKHPQRDGGTANSATAGNNAKAKPHSGAQQRSHAERSEKSNNDGRRQEQPKGRNPQSAKPASNQPKQHSHRADNRPNSVKP comes from the coding sequence ATGAGTTTTTCCGCCTTAGGTTTATCCGCACCACTTCAAAAAGCTGTGTCCGAACAGGGCTATGACACGCCATCTCCAATCCAAGCTCAGGCTATTCCAGCTGTGCTAACGGGCAAAGACGTCATGGCAGCGGCCCAAACTGGGACAGGAAAAACTGCAGGTTTTACGCTGCCATTACTGGAATTACTCGCTAAAGGCCACAAAGCCAAGTCAGGACAAACCCGCGCCTTAGTCTTAACACCTACGAGGGAACTGGCGGCACAAGTTGGCGAAAGTGTTGAAACCTATGGTAAATATCTACCGCTGCGTTCCGCTGTAGTATTTGGTGGTGTACCCATCAACCCACAAATCAATAAATTACGCCATGGTGTTGATGTGCTAGTTGCCACACCTGGGCGACTATTAGATCTTGTGCAGCAAAATGCGGTGAAGTTTAATCAACTCGAAATCTTAGTGCTCGACGAAGCGGACCGTATGTTGGATATGGGCTTTATCCGCGATATCAAAAAGATCCTTGCACTCTTGCCCGCAAAGCGACAAAACCTGATGTTTTCTGCCACCTTCTCCGATGAGATCCGTGAGCTTGCAAAAGGATTAGTTAATCATCCGGTTGAGATTTCCGTCACGCCGCGCAATGCAGCTGCAACCACGGTTAAGCAATGGATTTGTCCCGTCGATAAAACGCAAAAATCAGCCTTGCTGATCCAACTCATCAAGCAGGAAAACTGGCAGCAAGTGTTAGTGTTTTCACGCACCAAACATGGCGCGAATCGGCTCGCTAAGAGCCTTATCCAAGCCGAGATCAGTGCTGCTGCAATCCACGGTAATAAAAGCCAAGGTGCCCGTACTAAAGCCCTCGCCGACTTTAAAAGCGGTGAAGTTCGCGTATTGGTTGCGACCGATATTGCCGCTCGCGGTTTAGATATCGATCAATTACCACAGGTCGTAAACTTCGATTTACCTAACGTGCCTGAAGATTATGTGCATCGCATTGGCCGTACAGGGCGTGCTGGCGCCACAGGCCAAGCCGTTTCCTTAGTCAGCAGCGAAGAAATTAAACTGCTTAAAGATATTGAGCGATTAATTAATCGCGTGCTCGAGCGCCAAGAAGTTGAAGGTTTTAGCCCTGTACATGCATTGCCAGAGACAACACTCAATCCCCAAGGCAAAGATACCAAAGTTAAAGCCGTGGCAAATCATCGTAAGCACCGCAGCGCAGGAAAACCTGCACCACGGTCTGGTTCTGGCCGTGATACGCAAGGCAATCGAGAAAACAGCCAGAGGCAGAACAGCGCATCATCTCGCAACAGCAATGAACATAATAATACCGAGGCAGCAGTTGCGCGCTCGCCAAAACCAAAAAGTAAGCATCCTCAGCGCGATGGCGGCACCGCTAACAGTGCAACGGCGGGGAACAATGCTAAAGCGAAACCGCATTCAGGTGCACAGCAACGTAGCCATGCAGAACGAAGCGAAAAATCAAACAATGATGGACGCCGCCAAGAGCAACCCAAAGGCCGCAATCCGCAAAGTGCAAAACCTGCTTCGAATCAGCCGAAACAGCACTCACATCGCGCCGATAACCGCCCGAATAGTGTCAAGCCTTAA